Below is a genomic region from Eremothecium sinecaudum strain ATCC 58844 chromosome V, complete sequence.
CACAACATAGTAGATACTTGGAAGACCTAGAATTGCTTGGTTGGATGCATACAAAGTCCACAGATGAAAACCATATGACTCAATCGGAGGTAATACTCCATTCAAAATTTTTTGCGAATATTAAGCGTGATGTTGTCGATTTAACAGTCGGTTTAATTCCAGGTGCTGTTTCATTATCCGCATTTACTCTAACTGAACAGGGCTATGAATGGGGAATTGACAATAAAGATATATTAAACCCCTCACCGGAAGGTTTTGAAACTAATATGAGTGAAAAAGCCCAATTGTTACTATCAGAGCGCATTATGGGTAACTTTTTAGTTCCCAAGTCTGATATATGGAATTATGCATTTATGGGGGCAGGTTTCAGTATCGAATCAAGTTATGATCTCAAGATGGATATACCACTTGACTTTTATAATGAATTACACCGTGCTCCACATTTTATTCAATTTACTGAATTCATGGATGCAGAAGATCTAGAAGCAGAGCAAGAGGATGTTTTTGCGTAGACGTCGAATTCCAACTGTATTATTAAAAGTTAAATACTAGGTAATGCTGTCTTTATTTATAATTATGCTGTTTTAGTAACACATTCCAGCATATCTATCCACAGAAGCATATAAGGGACGTCCCTTTAATTAATTCTGACTTTCTGCTTATTCTCAAAGTAGTACTAAAGATGTCCGAGAGTACGCTTTTTCATCTATGATGCTCATCGCAACTTGACTAAATATACCACGCAAATTTATTAAAGGAACTAAAATAGACTATTAACTATTAAAGTAAGCGTTATTGATATGGGAAGAATTATTGAGCCTCCATTGCAGAAGAAAAATGTCTCCGCTAAGCTACAAACAAAGATGCAAGAGCTTATGCGATCAGTAGCTGAGAAAAGGCGACAAGCAGAAGCCAAGGAAAGAAATACTATACTGGCAAAGAACTGTATATTAGACCTGATAAGGCTGAGATATAACTTCCAAGCTATACTTGACTGTACTGGTGTTGATAAAGGCTTTCTAACGGAATTGTATAAGTCGTTAAATTTTCCAATAAACGTTAAGACGGCTTCCATTTCACCATCATTCCATTCACCATCGGATATAGCATTGGCAGATTGTAACTCAGCTCAAGAGTTTAATCATACCAATAATAACCATCAAAACGATACTTCGAGCTGCTATAGTGATTCCAAGACACCAAGATGGCTCAACAATCTGGTAATTGATTTAACAAGCAGCGACTCGGAGGCTGAGTGCTCGTCTGATAACAGAATTGAGTTAAGATGCCCAGACTCTATTAGTGACTTTTACAATGGTACTAGCAGTACCGATATTGCTTCTGATGTGCAGGAGGACACGAGCAGAGGAGACGACACAGCGAAGAACATTTTATCGGAAATCTCACATGTTTTAGTGAAATCCAAAATTGAGCTAAACCGCATAAAGACTCTGTACAAGCTTAAAAACTCGACAGTGCCGTCACATCTTTATCCCCAGCTTTTGAGGCAGAAAAATCAGTTTATTTCGCATGTTAACTCAGTATTTCATGAGCTTGGTATCCTTGTGCAAGATAATGAGACCGAGTCATCAGTTAGACGTCCTTCAAAGCGTCTCAGAAATGCTGATGAAACTGCAAATGATGAACTCCCCGCTAGTAAATTTCAAGTACGAAATTCAAATGTTACTACCAATAAAACAGTTATAACCCCAAGAACAAGCACTCCAACTATCATGGAAGACAATGGTTCCGACATTACTAACATGAACTTGGACAGAAGAGAAACTTTAGCTCAGAGAACTCCTTCGAGTTCCTCTATATCAACTATTTCTGCAGACTTCGAACCGAGTGAGAGTGGCATCCCAAGCAGTAGCATATCACGCTCTAGAAACGATTTAACAAATAAACTTGAATCAAGCCAAGAGAGTATGTATGAAAAAGCGATTATTACTAAAGATAGTAAAGCAAAGGTATTTACGCAGTATCAATCATTGAGACCCTTTGAAAGCAATACTGATCCTAAAACTACGAGTGAAGAAGTGATATGCCCAAAAGAGATTCTGGAGGGAAGTTGTCAGGATTCAAAATGCCCATTTACACATATATCATGACTCTAATGTGTACATTTTTACCTATGTACTAAATCTTCATGTATTTAACATTTAAACTATTAAATTTAAATGTTTAATGTTTAATGTTCAATGTTCTCGGCATCTAAAAATATAGCCTTCATAGCAATATATTTAAGTTCCACATCATAATAAACTAATTTGAAGAGCTATATATTTATGAGTAGCTTATCGGATAAGGATAATACCTCTTTTAAGAGGTATCTCGCATCCTGTGGCTATGTTAAAGAGTATACTCGTAAATCATACATGAATAGTGAATTAAGGTTAATGACAAAACTAGGTATAAAACACAGCAAGAATAATATCGGGGTACGATGGAAACGATCTAAAGATGGAAAAATAGAATTAAAGAACTTGGATATTGCCCAAAAGTTAGAAATTTCCAATTGCTTTAAGTCTAGTGAGGCTTCAGCTCGTGATGAAGACTTTATTTCTTCAATTATAGAATCTGGAACTTTAGCTGAACCCGTCTGGGGCTCAAACGGTAGGTATCTAAATCCAGCAGATACATTACTACCTGAATGGGAACGACTAAAGCTATGCAGGGATGGTGTTGCGAATTCACTTGGATTTGCACAAGGGTTTGGATATGATAACAACCTAATGTGCATCGCTAGCAGTAGTTTAATGTTCATTGCATATGAGAATACGTTTTTTACCAAGAATTTGGTTAGTTATGGAGCTCCTAGCTTTAATAAGGAAGATATGATTAACTTTAGTTTAATTGATTCTGCCCTGTTATACGACAACTTTCCATTGCAGCAGATGCTTTATTTTGGTCGTATTTTCAGAGACTATAAAATACACTTAGTCAAGCTGTGCCATTTTTATGGACAAGAATATGTGGCAATGTGTTGCGAGAATGGTTACATTATGATGTTTTTAGTTCATGATTTTGAAGACTATTATAAGGATGTTGCCGATGGCCACAAATACGGTGCTAAACCAAGTATGAGGCCAAAATATATCCTAAGAGCACGGGGATCATGTTGGTCTTTTGATATTTATGATGATGATCCAAAT
It encodes:
- a CDS encoding HEL090Wp (Syntenic homolog of Ashbya gossypii ABR208W; Syntenic homolog of Ashbya gossypii NOHBY217; No homolog in Saccharomyces cerevisiae; Syntenic homolog of Kluyveromyces lactis KLLA0A05302g) — encoded protein: MGRIIEPPLQKKNVSAKLQTKMQELMRSVAEKRRQAEAKERNTILAKNCILDLIRLRYNFQAILDCTGVDKGFLTELYKSLNFPINVKTASISPSFHSPSDIALADCNSAQEFNHTNNNHQNDTSSCYSDSKTPRWLNNLVIDLTSSDSEAECSSDNRIELRCPDSISDFYNGTSSTDIASDVQEDTSRGDDTAKNILSEISHVLVKSKIELNRIKTLYKLKNSTVPSHLYPQLLRQKNQFISHVNSVFHELGILVQDNETESSVRRPSKRLRNADETANDELPASKFQVRNSNVTTNKTVITPRTSTPTIMEDNGSDITNMNLDRRETLAQRTPSSSSISTISADFEPSESGIPSSSISRSRNDLTNKLESSQESMYEKAIITKDSKAKVFTQYQSLRPFESNTDPKTTSEEVICPKEILEGSCQDSKCPFTHIS